GGGCGGAACGGGTTGGAGGCATTTCTCCGGCCCCGTTCGCCGCCGATGCCGAGACCGTGGCGGAATGGGCTGAATCCTTGCCGGACCAATTGGACAGCTATTGGCTGTCAGACGGGCTGGACGCGCCCTATCGGGCCGCGCTGACCGATGCGTTGCAGGCCCGCGGCGATTTGACCGTGTTCGAAACCTCGCGCCCGGTTTTGGCGCTGGCGCCACCGGTCTTGCGCGACGGAGTGTTGGCGTTGCAAGCGCTGCGCTTGCCCGGCCAGCCCGAAACCGATGTCGACATTGTCGCCACGGGGCGCGACCCGGCCGGGGTGGAACGCGCCTTGGCACGGGCCACCGCAACATTCGAAAGCGGCGCTCAAAGTGCCGAGGCCGAACTGGTCCTGCAACCCGAATTGCGCAACCGCATCAGCCGGTTCCAGATTGAAGGTCAGCGCAGCGCCGGCGCGGTCGCCCTGACGGATGACGCGCTGCAACGGCGCAAAGTAGCACTGCTGACCGGGCGCGAGGGCGATGAAGGCGCGGATCTGCTGTCGCCCTTTTTCTACCTGCGCCAAGCCCTTGGTCCGGTTTCGGACTTGGTCGAAAGCCCGTCGATTGACGATCTGCTGTTGACCGCGCCGGATGTCCTGATCCTTGTCGATATCGCCAGTTTGGGAGAGGTCGAGACCGCACAAATCGTTGATTTCGTGCGCGATGGGGGGCTTTTGTTGCGGTTTGCAGGACCGCGCCTTGCCGCATCCGAAATCGCGCGCGAGGCGGAAGACCCGCTTTTGCCCGTGCGTCTGCGCATCGGCGGGCGCACAGTTGGCGGCGCGATGAGCTGGGGCGCGCCGCGCCGCCTGCGCGAATTTGCGCCCGGCTCGCCCTTCGTCGGGCTGCCCATCCCCGAGGATGTGACGATTGCCGCGCAGGTTCTGGCACAGCCCGATCCGGGGCTGGCGGACCGCACGATTGCCACGCTGGCCGATGGCACGCCGCTTGTAACGCGCAAGTTTGACGAAGATGGGCAGATCGTGCTGATCCACACCACCGCGAATGCCGAATGGTCCACGCTGCCGCTGTCGGGGCTGTTCGTGCAAATGCTGGAACGCTTGGCGGTTTCTACCCGTGGCGCACCGATGGACCCAGAGACGGTCGAAAGCCAGACATGGCAGCCAGAGCGCGCGCTCGACGGGTTTGGCGAAATGCACGACACCAGCGGCGACCCTGTGGTCGCGGGCGAGGTTCTGGCCAGCCGCGCCTTCGGGCCAGACCTGTTGCCCGGCGTCTATAGTGGCCCTGTGGGCACGCTGGCCCTGAACCTGATCGCAGTCGATACAGACCTGTCGCCCAGCACATGGCCTGACTCTGTCACGGTCGAGCGCGACACCGTCGCCGTCACCCGCGACCTGCGCGCACCGGTGCTGCTGGCGGGTCTGGCGCTGCTGTTGATAGATATTCTGGCCGCGCTCTGGGTGTCGGGGCGGCTGCGGGGCAGTGGTGCTGTCGCGGCCTTGTTTGTGGCGCTGATGCTGCCCGTCGAGAGCCGTGCGCAAGACAGCGACGACCGCCTTGCGCTGCAAGCCACCGGCGCGCTGGTTCTGGGCCATGTGCTGAGCGGCGAGCGCCGCGTGGATGACATGGCAGAGGCCGGTTTGCGCGGATTAAGCCGTATCCTGTTCGCGCGCACCTCGATCGAACCGGACCCGCCGATCGGGATTGATCTGGAACGCGATGAACTGACCTTTTTCCCGTTCCTCTATTGGCCGATCACCGAAGACTCGCCCATCCCATCCGATGCCGCCTATGCCAAGCTGAACCGCTACCTGCGTGGCGGCGGGATGATCCTGTTCGACACGCGCGATGCAGAACTGGCCGGGTTAACCCGCACCACGCCCGAAGCGCGGCGGTTGCAGGCCATTGCCCGCCCGTTGGACATTCCCCCGCTTGAACCGGTGCCGGAGGACCATGTGCTGACCCGCACCTTTTACCTGCTGAACGAATTTCCGGGCCGCTACCGGGGGCGCGATGTCTGGGTTGAAGCCGCGCCCGCAGATGCCGAAGCCGCCGAGGGGATGCCATTTCGCAACCTCAATGACGGGGTGACGCCGGTCATTGTCGGCGGCCATGACTGGGCCAGCGCCTGGGCTGTGGACGAAGATGGGCAACCCATGGTGCGCATCGGCATGGGCATGTCCGGAGAGGAGCAACGCGAGATGGCCTATCGGTTCGGGGTAAACCTGATTACCCATGTGCTGACCGGCAATTACAAATCCGATCAGGTGCATGTGCCCGCCCTTTTGGAAAGGCTGGGACAATGAACGGAACAGAGATTACCTTTGCACCGCTTGTGTCATGGCCGGTCTTGGGCGCGGTGGCGGCTGTCGCGGGCCTGATGGTTGCCTTGGCACTGTGGCGCGGCTTGCGCGGGTGGTGGCTGCGCGGCTTGGCCGCGCTTGCACTGCTGGCGGCACTGGCCAATCCGGCGCTGCAAACCGAATTGCGCGACACTCTGAGCGATATCGCCTTGGTGGTCGTGGACGAAACCGCATCCAACCGCCTGAGCGGCCGCGCAGAGCAGACCGACGCTGCGCGCGCGCATCTGGAACGCGAATTGGCCGCGCTGCCCGGCATGGAAACCCGCGTCGTGACCGTGGACGACGCCGCCCGCGACCAAGGCAGCTTGATCGCGGGCGCGCTGGCCGAAGCCTTGGCCGAAATTCCACGAGACCGGCTGGCGGGCAGCTTTTTGCTGTCGGACGGCTTGGCCCATGATGCCGACACAACCCTTGATCTGCCCAGCCCGCTTCACTTGTTGCAAACCGGGCAGCCCGACGATTGGGACCGCCGCCTGATCGTGACCAATGCCCCTGCCTTCGCCATTGTCGGTGAAGCCGTGACCCTGACCCTGCGGGTCGAAGACCAAGGCGCCGTGCCCTCGGGCGCGGGCGGCACGGCCCGGTTGTTCTACTCGGTCGATGGCGGGCCGCAACAAAGCGCGATGGTGCCCATCGGGCAGGATATGGAAATCGACATCACTCTGGACCGCGGCGGCATGAACGTGCTGCAATTCGAGCTAGAGGACGCGCCGAATGAGCTGACTGACCGCAACAACGCCGCCATTGTGCAGATGAATGGCGTGCGGGACCGCCTGCGCGTGCTGCTGGTCTCGGGAGAGCCGAATGCCGGGCAGCGCACATGGCGCAACCTGCTAAAGTCCGACCCGGCCGTGGATTTGGTTCATTTCACAATCCTGCGCCCGCCAGACCGCCATGATGGGGTGCCGGTCAACGAACTGTCGCTGATCGCCTTCCCCACGCGCGAGTTATTCATCGAAAAGATCGACGAATTCGATCTGATCATATTTGATCGCTACAAGCGGCGGGGCATTCTGCCCAGTGCGTATTTCGCCAATATTGCCCGCTATGTGCAAGATGGCGGCGCGCTTTTGGTTGTGGGCGGGCCGGAATTCGCGGGGGCCGACAGCATCTGGCGGTCGCCTTTGGGCGAAGTTTTTCCGGCCAGCCCCACCGCGCGGGTGCTGGATGAAGGGTTCCGACCTGCCGTGACCGAGCTGGGCCAGCGCCACCCTGTCACCGCCGGGTTGGAGGCCTTGGCCCACAGCGCCGAGGGCTGGGGCCGCTGGTTCCGCCAGATAGAGGTCGTGCCGGACCGCGGTCAGATCCTGATGGACGGGATCGATGGACGCCCCTTGCTGATGCTGGACCGCGTGGAAGAGGGGCGCATGGCGCTGATCGCGTCGGACCAGACATGGCTGTGGGACCGGGGGTTCGAAGGCGGCGGGCCGCAGCTGGAATTGCTGCGCAGGCTGGCTCATTGGATGATGGGCGAGCCGGAATTGCAGGAAGAAACCCTGACCGCCACGGCAGAGGGCCAGCGCCTGACCATCACCCGGCGCAGCCTGCAAGATACTGTGGGCGAGGTGATCGTCACCGCCCCCGATGGCACGGAAACGGCGCTGGATGTGACGGAAAACGCACCGGGCGAATACACCGCCGAATGGGACGCGCCAGAGATTGGCCTCTATCGCTTGCGCGAGGGGGACATGTCCAGCGTGGTCGCCGTTGGCCCGCAAGCGCCGCGCGAATATGAAAGCACCATTGCTACGGGCAGCCGGTTGAACGGGCCGATAGAAGCTACCCGCGGCGGCAGCATTGCCATATCCGAAGGGCTGCCGGACTTGCGGCAAGTGCGCGAAGGCCGCGCGGCGGCGGGGCGCGGCTGGCTGGGCGTGACCCCGCGCAATGCCTATGTGACCACCGAATTGACCACCGCCGCGCTGTTGCCCGGCTGGGCTTGGCTGATCTTGGCGGCGGGTCTGGCGCTTGGGGCATGGCTGCGCGAAGGGCGCTGAACCCGCGGCCCAAGGAATGCAAAAAGGCGGCGCTGACACCAGCGCCGCCTTTTGCATTTCAGGATAGCACGCACTTAGCCAAAGATATCGGCCACGATCCCGTTATACCAGCCAATGCTCTCTTCGTAGGTTTGGCGGCGCAGATCTGCGTCTTCCCCGGTCTGGCTGATAAAGCTGGACACAGATTCGATCTGGCTTTCGCCCGGCTCGTAGCTCGCCCCCACTTTCACACCGTCATCGGTGGCGATCAGCGACCAGCAGGTGTTAGAGTAACGCGCCGGGAAGATGCGGCTGCCGGTCAATTCGCCGCGCACCACATTGGCCACGACCTTGGCCTGACTGTTGGCCGAAAAGCCAGATTTCGGCATTGCGCCCTGCTCTGCGGCATCGCCCAACACAAATACGTTTTCGTCCATGGTTGACCGCATGTCAGACGGCATGACCGGTGCCCATCCTGCATCATTGGTCAGGCCAGCCAGTTCCGCGATCTTGCCCGCTTTTTGTGCCGGGATCACGTTGCAGACATCGACCTTCTCGGTTTGACCGTCGATGACCACTTCCATCGCATCGGGGCGCACTTCGACATTCGCACCGCCGAAATCGGGGCCGATGCGCGTGACCATACCGCCATAATGCTTGGCCCAGCCTTCCTCAAACAGGGCCTGCTTGGAATAGTTTTCCTTTGGGTCCACAACAAGGATTTTCGCGGTCGGGTTGGATTGCGACAGCATATGCGCAACCATCGACACGCGCTCTCCCGGACCGGGGGGGCAGCGGTAAGGGTTTGGCGGGGCGACCATGCAGAAGGTGCCGCCTTCGCGCATGTTCTCTATCTGGTTTTTCAGAAGCTGCACCTGCGTGCCCGACTTGTAGGCATGGGGCATCAGGCTTTGCTTGGTCACATCCCAGCCCGCCACGGCATTATCGACAAAGTCGATCCCCGGTGCGACGACCAATTTATCATAGGGAACAGACGCGCCAGAGGCGAGCGTCACGTTGCGCGCATCGCGGTCGACACCAATCGCCCAATCATGCACCACGTTCACGCCAGCCGCGGCAATCCCTTCATAGCCATGCCCCAACGCGTCATATTCCCAGAACCCGCCCAGATACAGGTTCGAAAAATAGCAGGTGTAATAGCGCTTTGTCGGTTCGATCAGCGTAACATCGACGGCGCCATCGCTATCCTTGGCGATATAGCGCGCAACCGTGCCGCCGCCGGACCCACCACCGATAACCACGACACGCGGACGTGCCTGCCCCATAACAGCCGGAGCCGCCATGATGGCGCTGGCAGCAGAAACGCTGGCCAGAAATGTTCTGCGTTGAAGCTTCATTGGTTCTCACTCCCGTAGCTCGCCTTGGTTGAAGGCGAATTTGCGCCCGAGTCCCCCCGCCGTCCAGCCTCCTCTGCGCCAAGGGCGCACTATCGGACGGGTCATGTTCCCACGCGGGGCGTAGAGCGTGGGACCAATTCAGCGGCCATTCGCGTCGGATGAAACGACCGCAAGGCTCGCATGGGTGGGTGCAAGCCTTTGTTCTTATTCTTCAAGCGCCGCGAAATAAGCTGCGAGTGCGGCGATTTCTTCGTCGCCCAAGCGCGACGCAATAGACTGCATCACCTCATGCGGGCGCAGTTTTTCCTTATAGGCGTGCATGGCCACCACGAAATCCTCTTGGGGCCAGCCGACAATGCCCGGAATACCTTCGTTCGCGCCGCTGCGCTGGTGGCATGTGGTGCATTCTTGGC
This genomic window from Roseibaca calidilacus contains:
- a CDS encoding DUF4159 domain-containing protein; amino-acid sequence: MATIGFATPWLLAALVALPVLWWLLRAVPPAPVVRRFPGVALLLGLTDTRTETDKTPWWLLLLRAFAVAALILGFAGPMLNPQAARMGDAPLLVVMDASWASARDWSRRAERVDEVLEEAARADRPVALVALTDLPEGPLPLREAGFWAERVGGISPAPFAADAETVAEWAESLPDQLDSYWLSDGLDAPYRAALTDALQARGDLTVFETSRPVLALAPPVLRDGVLALQALRLPGQPETDVDIVATGRDPAGVERALARATATFESGAQSAEAELVLQPELRNRISRFQIEGQRSAGAVALTDDALQRRKVALLTGREGDEGADLLSPFFYLRQALGPVSDLVESPSIDDLLLTAPDVLILVDIASLGEVETAQIVDFVRDGGLLLRFAGPRLAASEIAREAEDPLLPVRLRIGGRTVGGAMSWGAPRRLREFAPGSPFVGLPIPEDVTIAAQVLAQPDPGLADRTIATLADGTPLVTRKFDEDGQIVLIHTTANAEWSTLPLSGLFVQMLERLAVSTRGAPMDPETVESQTWQPERALDGFGEMHDTSGDPVVAGEVLASRAFGPDLLPGVYSGPVGTLALNLIAVDTDLSPSTWPDSVTVERDTVAVTRDLRAPVLLAGLALLLIDILAALWVSGRLRGSGAVAALFVALMLPVESRAQDSDDRLALQATGALVLGHVLSGERRVDDMAEAGLRGLSRILFARTSIEPDPPIGIDLERDELTFFPFLYWPITEDSPIPSDAAYAKLNRYLRGGGMILFDTRDAELAGLTRTTPEARRLQAIARPLDIPPLEPVPEDHVLTRTFYLLNEFPGRYRGRDVWVEAAPADAEAAEGMPFRNLNDGVTPVIVGGHDWASAWAVDEDGQPMVRIGMGMSGEEQREMAYRFGVNLITHVLTGNYKSDQVHVPALLERLGQ
- a CDS encoding NAD(P)/FAD-dependent oxidoreductase translates to MKLQRRTFLASVSAASAIMAAPAVMGQARPRVVVIGGGSGGGTVARYIAKDSDGAVDVTLIEPTKRYYTCYFSNLYLGGFWEYDALGHGYEGIAAAGVNVVHDWAIGVDRDARNVTLASGASVPYDKLVVAPGIDFVDNAVAGWDVTKQSLMPHAYKSGTQVQLLKNQIENMREGGTFCMVAPPNPYRCPPGPGERVSMVAHMLSQSNPTAKILVVDPKENYSKQALFEEGWAKHYGGMVTRIGPDFGGANVEVRPDAMEVVIDGQTEKVDVCNVIPAQKAGKIAELAGLTNDAGWAPVMPSDMRSTMDENVFVLGDAAEQGAMPKSGFSANSQAKVVANVVRGELTGSRIFPARYSNTCWSLIATDDGVKVGASYEPGESQIESVSSFISQTGEDADLRRQTYEESIGWYNGIVADIFG